One Pseudomonadota bacterium genomic window carries:
- a CDS encoding CoA-binding protein, with the protein MIIKPAIEIRSILKKYKTIAVVGLSPKITRPSNQVADYLIRAGYEVIPVNPGQNEILGRTCYPDLLSIPESVDLVDIFRKPEDVPAVVDEAIAIGAKVIWMQLGIINDEAAKKATAAGLTVIMDRCIKVDHQNLR; encoded by the coding sequence ATGATTATAAAACCGGCGATTGAAATCAGATCAATCCTGAAAAAGTATAAGACAATAGCCGTTGTCGGGCTTTCACCAAAAATCACCCGGCCAAGCAATCAGGTTGCCGATTATCTTATCCGGGCCGGCTATGAGGTGATCCCCGTCAATCCCGGCCAGAATGAAATCCTTGGCAGAACTTGCTACCCCGACCTCCTGTCGATTCCTGAATCTGTTGATCTTGTCGATATTTTCAGAAAACCTGAAGATGTCCCTGCCGTGGTGGATGAGGCAATTGCCATAGGCGCAAAAGTCATCTGGATGCAACTTGGAATTATCAATGACGAGGCGGCCAAAAAAGCAACAGCTGCAGGCCTCACAGTGATTATGGATCGCTGCATCAAAGTCGACCACCAGAATCTGCGATAA
- a CDS encoding CooT family nickel-binding protein gives MCQMSVLLEQGGDLETVMESATRLEATPDGITVSALFEEPRIVKGAMVKSIDFLAGKVVLVMISEKTGE, from the coding sequence ATGTGTCAGATGAGTGTTTTGCTTGAACAGGGCGGCGATCTGGAAACAGTCATGGAGAGTGCCACCAGGCTTGAGGCGACTCCTGATGGAATAACCGTCAGCGCCCTGTTTGAAGAGCCCAGAATTGTCAAAGGCGCAATGGTGAAATCCATTGATTTCCTGGCTGGAAAAGTTGTTCTGGTCATGATTTCGGAAAAAACAGGTGAATGA
- a CDS encoding HAD family hydrolase: MSPLKIIIFDCDGVLFDSKEANRFYYNHLLEKFGHPPMTPEELEYVHMHHAMDSTRHIFRDYPESLAAAEKYRESLNYMRFLKYMIMEPDLIDFLTQIRKKYKTAISTNRTTTMSSVMAMNGLTPYFDMVVTALDVKNPKPHPEALIAILGKFNLTVDEAIYVGDSMVDRDHAASIGMRLIAFKNADLPAAFHVKSFMEINDLPIF, encoded by the coding sequence ATGTCACCATTAAAAATAATTATCTTCGACTGCGACGGCGTCCTGTTCGATTCCAAAGAGGCCAACCGCTTCTATTACAATCATCTCCTTGAAAAGTTCGGCCATCCGCCGATGACTCCGGAAGAGCTGGAGTATGTCCACATGCACCATGCCATGGATTCCACAAGGCACATCTTCAGAGATTATCCTGAGTCGCTTGCTGCTGCCGAGAAATACCGGGAGAGCCTGAACTACATGCGTTTCCTCAAGTATATGATCATGGAACCGGACCTCATCGACTTTCTGACGCAGATCCGCAAAAAATATAAAACCGCCATCAGCACCAACAGGACAACAACCATGTCTTCGGTTATGGCCATGAACGGACTGACCCCCTATTTTGATATGGTGGTAACCGCCCTGGATGTGAAAAACCCTAAACCCCATCCCGAGGCGCTCATCGCCATTCTCGGCAAATTCAACCTGACGGTTGACGAAGCGATTTATGTGGGGGATTCAATGGTTGACCGGGACCATGCGGCAAGTATCGGCATGCGGCTCATTGCCTTTAAGAACGCCGATCTGCCAGCTGCTTTCCATGTGAAAAGCTTTATGGAAATTAACGACCTGCCAATCTTCTAA